The window CGCTGGTGTTCGCCTTCGGGCAGACGACGGCCGACATCACCGGAACCCTGATCCCCGGCACCGGCGGCGTCAAGACGCTCAGCATCACGCTCGGCACTCCAACTAATGCCGCTCTCGGCATTCCCGAGACCAACACCCTCTCGATCGTCAAATCTGCGACGGTACAATTCGCCACCGGCAGCGAATCGGTCGACGCGGCCGCCGGGACGTTCAGCATCCCGGTCACACTCGCGGGCACTCCCGCTGCCATCGCCACACCCTTCGCCTCCGGGCTCGACGGGCCCGAGGATCTGGCGTTCGACGCGGCCGGCAACCTGTTCGTCACCAACTATGACAATTTCTACGTGAGCGAGGTGACGCCCGCGGGGGTCGTCAGCACGTTCGCCACCGGGTTCGACGGCCCTGTGGGTCTGGCGTTCGACGCGGCCGGCAACCTGTTCGTCGCCAACTCCGTAAACGACACGGTGAGCGAGGTGACGCCCGCGGGCGTCGTCAGCACGTTCGCCACCGGGTTCGACGATCCCGAGGGTCTGGCGTTCGACGCGGCCGGCAACCTGTTCGTCGCCAACGACAACACGGTGAGCGAGGTGACGCCCGCGGGCGTCGTCAGCACGTTCGCCACCGGGTTCGCCGATCTCAGTGAGCTAGCGTTCGACGCGGCCGGCAACCTGTTCGTCGCCAACAATTTCAGTAACACGGTGAGCGAGGTGACGCCCGCGGGCGTCGTCAGCACGTTCGCCACCGGGTTCAACGAGCCCAACGGTCTGGCGTTCGACGCGGCCGGCAACCTGTTCGTCACCAACGATTTCGATTACACGGTGAGCGAAGTGACGCCCGCGGGGGTCGTTAGCACGTTCGCCACCGGGTTCGATAATCCCAAAGGCCTGACGTTCGACGCGGCCGATAACCTGTTCGTCGTCAACTTCCCCGTCAGCACGGTGAACGAAGTCCGCGCTCCCAGCGTGAGTGTGCCGTTCACCCTGGGTGGCACGGCCGTCGGCGGGACGGACTACAACGGAGTGGCGGCCAGTCCGCTGGTGTTCGCCCCCGGGCAGACGACGGCCGACATCACCGGAACCCTGATCCCCGGCACCGGCAGCCCGCGGACCCTGACCGTCACCCTCGGATCACCGATCAATGCCGTCGCCGGGACGCCCACAACCAACACTCTGACGATCACCGAACCTGTCCCGACGCTGACCGGCATCAGCCCGGGCACGGTGGCGGCTGGCTCTCCGGATACCCTCCTCACCCTGATTGGTACGAATTTCCTCAGTGGGTCCACGGCCGACTTCAACGGAACCCCACTGACGACGGCCTTCGTCAGTTCCACCCAGCTGACGGCTATCGTCCCGGCCGCTGACCTGACCACCGCGGGAGCCGACCAGATCACGGTCGTGACCCCCGGCCGGCCGACCACGGCCGCCCTGACGTTGACCGTAACGTCGATCGTGACCGGCTCGGTCCCGACGCTCACCAGCCTGAGCCCGTCGACCGGACCGGCGGTCGGCGGGACGACGGTGACTCTCCTCGGCACCAATCTGGGTGGGGCGACCGCCGTCGACTTCGGCGGCGTTCCGGCCGCGATTGTGAGCGACACCCCAACCCAGATCGTCGCCACCGCGCCCGCCGGAACGGACGGCGCCGTCGATGTCACCGTCACGACTCCGGGCGGTACGTCGCCCACCACGTCCGCCGACCAATTCACCTACCTCGACCTCCCGACCGTCACGGCCGTCAGCCCGTCAACCGGGTCGACGATTGGGGGACAACGGTCACGCTCACCGGGACCAACCTGGGCGGCGCCACGACCGTTGACTTCGGCGGGATCCCCGCCGTGATCGTGAGCGACACGGACACTCAGATCGTGGTCACCAGTCCAGCCGGGGTGGCCGGACTCGCGGCGGTCACGGTCACGACCGCGAGCGGCACGTCGACCGCCACGCCCGCCGACCAGTTCACGTATGTAGCCGCGTCCCCGACCACACCACCCACTACGCCGCCAACGACCCCACCCACGGTGCCGCCGACCACGCCACCTACGGTGCCGCCGACCACGCCACCCACCGTACCGCCGCCGCCGACCATGCCGCCCACCGTACCGCCGCCGCCAGGTGCGCCACCCACTGTGCCCCCGCCACCCACTACGCCGCCTACGGTACCGCCGACGACTCCGCCCACCGTACCACCTGCATCGCTAATCGGGTACGCCCAGTTCGCTGTCGGTGCGGACACGGGGGGAACAGTAACCGTGTACAACCCGGACCACTCGGTCGCTTATACGGCTACCCCATTCGGCCCGTCGTTCACCGCCGGCGTCCGGGTCTTCCTGGCCGACGTGAACGGCGACGGCGTACCCGACCTGATTGCCGGGTCCGGACCCGGTGTCACCAATCAGGTCGTCGTCCTCGACGGCAAGACCCACCAGCAACTGGTGTCGTTTACCCCCTTCGAATCGTCGTTTACCGGCGGGGTGTTCGTGACCGCCGGGGACATCAACGGGGACGGCGTGCCCGACATCGTTGTCACCCCGGACCAGGGCGGCGGACCGGTCGTCGTCGTGTACGACGGGGCCGCGGTGGGTCGGGGGGACGAAGTCCAGGTGGCCCGATTCCTGGGCATCCGCGATCCGGACTTCCGGGGCGGCGCCCGGGCGGCAGTCGGGGACGTGAACGGGGATGGGATCGCCGACCTGATCGTCTCCGCCGGGGTCGGTGGCGGCCCGCGGGTGTCCATCTACGACGGGACGACGGTCGCGTCGGACACTCCGCGGAATCTGGTCCCGGACTTCTTCGTGTTTGAAAGCTCGTTGCGGAATGGGGCGTACGTAACCGTCGGTGACGTGACCGGGAAGGGGTACGCGGACCTCATTTTCGGGGCCGGTCCCGGCGGCAGCGGGCGCGTCCGGATCGTCGACAGCGCCCCCCTGTTGGCGGCCGGCGGGCGTTTCCAGTCACTGGACGACCCGGCGGTGGCGGGGGCCGAGTTGGCCGATTTCCTGGTCGGAAGTTCGAGCGACCGGGGTGGTGCGCCGGTCGCCGTCGCGAACCTGGACGGAGACAACAAAGCCGACGTGGTGGTCGGGTCGGGGTCCGGGGGAACGGTGACGGCATACACGGGGGTAGCGATCGCGGCCAACCCCCGCTCCCCGGCGGCCGACCTGGATTTCGACGCCCTGCCCGGATTCACCGGCGGGATCTTCGTCGGGTAACGGCCGTCATTCGTACCACTTGAGCAGGATTCGCTCGATCAGCCAGCCGAGTACATTCAAGGTGGCATCCCGGGCGTCGCGTCCGGGATCGAACTCGCTGACGGACACCCCAACAACCTTGTCCGACCAGATCGCACCGAGCAACGCCAAAACGATCGGCGGCGCGAGGCCGAACGGCGACGGGTTGTGAACGGCGGGGGCAAACGCGGGGTCGAACACGTCGACGTCAATGTCGATCCACACCCGCGCGGCTTTTGTCGCCCGCTTGCGGAGGTCGGCCACCACTTTGGCAAAGTCCGCGGCGATCACTTCGGCCGGAAACGACGCACTGAATACCCGCTTCACGTCTTCGGGTAGCAGAAACAAATCGCGATTCCCAACGTTCACAATTTTGGGCAGCGGTCCCTCTGCGTGGAGCAGAAAGTTGCCGTGGGACAGGTCTTCGGTGCAATCGTGTAGGTCGTAACAGTCCAGGTGGGCGTCGAGCTGGATGACGAGCGTGCCCGGTCCGAGTTCCTCGTATACCGGCAGCACGCCGAGGTGGTTTCCGGCCAGCCACAAAATGCGATCGCCGGCCGCGAGCAAACGCTTCACCGCCTCGCGGCCGGTCGCCCGCCACGCCGCCAGCTGGTCCAGTGTCTCGAACGGGTGTTCCTCCACGCGGAGGGATTCCGCGTACAGGTGGGGCCGCGTCGGGAGGTCTTCGGCGGCCGTATCTTCAAGGATTTCGCGGACCGCGTCGCCCAGGAGCTGGGCCCCGGCCCCGGTCCCGGCCGCGCCGAAATTGTCGAACGGAAAGACGACGGCAGTTGTATTCATGGGCTACAAGAGGTTGCGGCGTGTGGAGACAGGGGTAGGATAGCGAAAGCGGGGAACGTGCGGTCCGTTCGTGAGCCGCGAGTTCGCTGCCGGCATGTCGGGTCGGTTCAACATAGTGGCCCAGCACCAAAAGCTTGAGGCTTTCCCCGTCTTGCGACAACGAGGAGTGATTGCCCATGCGGCGAGTCGGTGACGTGTACCTCGCCTGCAACGCGGTCGTGACCGGCGACGTGATCCTCGGCCGCGACGTGAACCTGTGGTACGGGGCCGTCGTCCGCGGGGACGTGGCCCGGATCACGCTCGCCGACACCGTGAACATCCAGGACGGGGCGATCGTTCACTGCGACTTCGGCGTGCCGCAAGTGGTCGAACCCGGCGTGGTGGTCGGCCACGCGGCGGTCTTGCACGGCGCCCGGGTCGGGGCCGGTACGCTGGTCGGGATCGGGGCCAAACTGTTGTCGAGTAGTGACATCGGGCGGAGTGCGTGATCGCGGCGGGGGCGGTCGTGCCCCCGGGCGCCGTGATCCCGCCCCGGTCGCTCGTGATGGGTGTGCCCGGAAGAGTGGTTCGTCCGGTCACGGAGGACGAGATCGCCCGGACCGTTGCGATTTCCGCGCGGTACCGCGACC is drawn from Fimbriiglobus ruber and contains these coding sequences:
- a CDS encoding IPT/TIG domain-containing protein translates to MGLAFDAAGNLFVANQTNGTVSEVTPAGVVSTFASGFNSPFGLAFDAAGNLFVANQTNGTVSEVTPAGVASTFATGFDDPVGLAFDTAGNLFVANSNGNTVSEVTPAGVVSTFAPGFDDPTGLAFDAAGNLFVANSNGNTVSEVTPAGVVSTFAAGFDAPVGLAFDAAGNLFVANEFANSVGEVTPAGVVSTFAPGFDNPTGLAVGTADNLFVANQTNGTVSEVTPAGVVSTFASGFNSPFGLAFDAAGNLFVANAAGNTVSEVTPAGVVSTFASGLDDPVGLAFDAAGNLFVANAFGDTVSEVTPAGVVSTFAAGFDEPGGLTFDAAGNLFVANDGDNTVSEVTPAGVVSTFATGFSAPTDLAFDAAGNLFVANNGDNTVSEVTPANVTSTFASGFDDPVGLAFDAAGNLFIANNGDNTVGKVSIFSVTVPFTLGGTAVGGVDYSGVTSGPLVFAFGQTTADITGTLIPGTGGVKTLSITLGTPTNAALGIPETNTLSIVKSATVQFATGSESVDAAAGTFSIPVTLAGTPAAIATPFASGLDGPEDLAFDAAGNLFVTNYDNFYVSEVTPAGVVSTFATGFDGPVGLAFDAAGNLFVANSVNDTVSEVTPAGVVSTFATGFDDPEGLAFDAAGNLFVANDNTVSEVTPAGVVSTFATGFADLSELAFDAAGNLFVANNFSNTVSEVTPAGVVSTFATGFNEPNGLAFDAAGNLFVTNDFDYTVSEVTPAGVVSTFATGFDNPKGLTFDAADNLFVVNFPVSTVNEVRAPSVSVPFTLGGTAVGGTDYNGVAASPLVFAPGQTTADITGTLIPGTGSPRTLTVTLGSPINAVAGTPTTNTLTITEPVPTLTGISPGTVAAGSPDTLLTLIGTNFLSGSTADFNGTPLTTAFVSSTQLTAIVPAADLTTAGADQITVVTPGRPTTAALTLTVTSIVTGSVPTLTSLSPSTGPAVGGTTVTLLGTNLGGATAVDFGGVPAAIVSDTPTQIVATAPAGTDGAVDVTVTTPGGTSPTTSADQFTYLDLPTVTAVSPSTGSTIGGQRSRSPGPTWAAPRPLTSAGSPP
- a CDS encoding FG-GAP repeat domain-containing protein produces the protein MYNPDHSVAYTATPFGPSFTAGVRVFLADVNGDGVPDLIAGSGPGVTNQVVVLDGKTHQQLVSFTPFESSFTGGVFVTAGDINGDGVPDIVVTPDQGGGPVVVVYDGAAVGRGDEVQVARFLGIRDPDFRGGARAAVGDVNGDGIADLIVSAGVGGGPRVSIYDGTTVASDTPRNLVPDFFVFESSLRNGAYVTVGDVTGKGYADLIFGAGPGGSGRVRIVDSAPLLAAGGRFQSLDDPAVAGAELADFLVGSSSDRGGAPVAVANLDGDNKADVVVGSGSGGTVTAYTGVAIAANPRSPAADLDFDALPGFTGGIFVG
- a CDS encoding arginase family protein; this translates as MNTTAVVFPFDNFGAAGTGAGAQLLGDAVREILEDTAAEDLPTRPHLYAESLRVEEHPFETLDQLAAWRATGREAVKRLLAAGDRILWLAGNHLGVLPVYEELGPGTLVIQLDAHLDCYDLHDCTEDLSHGNFLLHAEGPLPKIVNVGNRDLFLLPEDVKRVFSASFPAEVIAADFAKVVADLRKRATKAARVWIDIDVDVFDPAFAPAVHNPSPFGLAPPIVLALLGAIWSDKVVGVSVSEFDPGRDARDATLNVLGWLIERILLKWYE
- a CDS encoding gamma carbonic anhydrase family protein, coding for MRRVGDVYLACNAVVTGDVILGRDVNLWYGAVVRGDVARITLADTVNIQDGAIVHCDFGVPQVVEPGVVVGHAAVLHGARVGAGTLVGIGAKLLSSSDIGRSA